A part of Rhopalosiphum maidis isolate BTI-1 chromosome 3, ASM367621v3, whole genome shotgun sequence genomic DNA contains:
- the LOC113557839 gene encoding nuclear transcription factor Y subunit gamma-like translates to MDPPPCLEPIGTENTIITSIFLMDPSTVKKCKNNPTKDDPNTITMPREKNSQTCNDICLNQFWSKTIEEIKNIGTINFKTQAFPLSRIKRVMKLDDNVDRVNLESTIILSKAVEIFTKELNLFGWIHAKNQRRRTLMKNDISMAVSMYNQFDFLTDIVPRVEATKKNNKREVKTSKNSKQVQHYFNNAKQLLRNNASASSIGQIIQTVQPINNQVVPLDYGIQNQISSITSNIFTTSTLTIAIDGQIKLIPLQCNMQMSTNLYNLQTLQIQNKNSLQPQQIQMVYLQPQIIQMTSLANESTPAYIFQPNNFLVLNK, encoded by the exons ATGGACCCGCCCCCTTGCCTCGAACCAATTGGAAC tgaaaatacaataattacgtCCATATTCTTGATGGATCC GTccacagtaaaaaaatgtaaaaacaatcCAACTAAAGACGATCCCAACACTATAACAATGCCCAGAGAAAAGAACAGTCAAACTTGCAATGATATTTGCCTAAACCAATTTTGGTCCAAAACAAttgaagaaattaaaaatattggaacA ataaactttaaaacacaAGCATTTCCACTAAGCAGGATAAAAAGAGTGATGAAATTAGATGATAATGTGGATAGGGTCAATTTAGAATCTACAATAATACTTTCGAAAGCAGTAGAAATATTTACCAAGGAATTAAATCTTTTCGGGTGGATTCATGCCAAAAACCAACGGCGACGaacattaatgaaaaatgatattaGTATGGCAGTTTCCATGTATAATCAATTTGATTTTCTTACTGACATAGTGCCTAGAGTAgaagcaacaaaaaaaaataataaaagagaagttaagacttcaaaaaattctaaacaa GTTcagcattattttaataatgctaaacaACTACTAAGAAATAATGCATCAGCGTCTAGTATTggacaaataatacaaactgtACAACCAATAAACAATCAAGTAGTACCTTTAGACTATGGTATCCAAAATCAA ATTTCAAGTATcacatcaaacatttttacaacaaGTACTTTAACAATTGCAATAGATGGTCAAATCAAACTTATACCGTTACAATGCAATATGcag atgtcgactaacttatataatttgcaAACActtcaaatacaaaataaaaattctcttCAACCACAACAAATTCAAATGGTTTATTTGCAACCTCAAATCATACAA atgACCTCACTAGCTAATGAATCTACACCAGCATACATATTTCAACCAAACAATTTCTTAGTTCTGAATAAATGA
- the LOC113559163 gene encoding uncharacterized protein LOC113559163: MSKTTKSLFAITDDELLVEEVSKNRVLYDSSHEKHKDVNFKDVIWNNISSVVGQCAEDCKKRWRNIRDTYMRHKKKLGTGSSALAKKKWFLADSLTFLNNVEYERNTTTNINASDTTTNDTTTNVNTNDSFMDFLSEESSELFDEDNTTEKSTKEPNFKEFQKPNKKFKSKYNKKDFSKHQSERTVIIQNLHKQNETILNKVTNNDETDLFFQSIAAMVKKLPPRGISEARLQILKTISELEDKYLINPHIPTPGAFSTTTVSEYDYNIAHSSSTSSCQSLSSNSQGFAPFVYENNFTNQ; the protein is encoded by the exons ATGTCGAAAACAACGAAAAGTCTATTCGCTATAACTGATGATGAACTGTTAGTTGAAGAAGTGAGTAAAAACCGTGTGTTGTATGACAGTTCGCACGAGAAACATAAAGATGTCAATTTTAAAGATGTAATTTGGAATAATATTTCTTCCGTTGTTGGGCAATGTG CTGAAGATTGCAAAAAACGTTGGCGAAACATACGAGATACGTATATGAGACATAAGAAAAAACTCGGGACTGGATCGTCAGCATTAGCAAAAAAGAAATGGTTTTTGGCTGACAGTTTGACATTCTTGAACAACGTAGAATACGAAAGAAA tacaacaacaaatataaatgcGAGTGATACAACGACAAATGATACAACAACAAATGTTAATACAAATGATTCTTTTATGGATTTCTTAAGTGAAGAAAGTAGTGAGTTATTCGATGAAGATAATACTACTGAAAAATCCACTAAAGAGCCAAATTTTAAGGAATttcaaaaaccaaataaaaaatttaaatcgaagTACAACAAAaaagatttttcaaaacacCAATCGGAAAGAActgttattattcaaaatttacacaaacaaaatgaaacaattttaaataaagtgacTAACAATGATGAAAccgatttatttttccaaagtATTGCGGCTATGGTGAAAAAACTACCTCCTAGAGGCATAAGTGAGGCAAgacttcaaattttaaaaacgatatcAGAACTCGAAGACAAGTATTTGATTAATCCTCATATACCTACCCCGGGGGCATTTTCAACAACCACTGTTTCTGAATATGATTACAACATAGCACATTCAAGTTCTACATCATCATGTCAAAGTTTGTCATCAAACTCACAAGGATTTGCGCCATttgtatacgaaaataattttacaaatcaataa
- the LOC113557837 gene encoding protein ANTAGONIST OF LIKE HETEROCHROMATIN PROTEIN 1-like: MYTSNTHCRKPITLVKDDITLPASNRIKIPISPDEKLAVTLRYLATGESFRSLSFAFRISHSYISTIVKDTLSTLKKHLMPIFLPDLSTIDLNKKASEFWTKWNFPNCVLAIDGKHVRIRCPEKTGSLFFNYKDYFSIVMLAMVDANYTFIAIDVGSFGREGDSGIFLKSAMGQKILDGSFGFPGKKQLPGSDKVLPHVIVGDEAFRLHPNIMKPYTRQSARHEKSKAVFNYRLSRARRVTENAFGLLSQIFRVFYQPINIDPMTCDDLIVVACCLHNLLREAYLEENGQAFFEERKSSTTLQINNLIPITRGGGFTNAEGFLVRDSFKDFFNNEGSVSWQEDK, translated from the exons atgtatacttcAAATACACACTGCAGGAAgccaataa cattAGTAAAAGACGATATAACATTACCTGCAtcaaacagaataaaaattccaatttcGCCCGATGAGAAATTAGCTGTTACTTTAAG ATATCTTGCTACTGGGGAATCATTTCGGTCACTTTCTTTTGCGTTCAGAATTTCACACAGTTACATTAGTACTATCGTAAAAGATACACTTTCGACGTTAAAAAAACACCTTATGCCAATTTTTCTACCAGATTTGTCAACTAtcgacttaaataaaaaagcatCAGAGTTTTGGACTAAATGGAATTTTCCAAACTGCGTTCTAGCGATAGATGGAAAACACGTTCGAATTAGATGTCCAGAAAAAACAGgatcacttttttttaattataaagattACTTCTCTATTGTAATGTTAGCAATGGTCGATgccaattatacatttattgctaTTGATGTTGGTTCATTTGGCAGAGAAGGAGACAgtggcatatttttaaaatctgctATGGGTCAAAAAATACTGGATGGTTCATTTGGTTTTCctggaaaaaaacaattacctGGATCTGATAAAGTATTACCTCACGTTATAGTTGGAGATGAAGCTTTTAGACTACACCCTAATATAATGAAACCATATACTCGACAATCTGCAAGACACGAAAAATCAAAagctgtttttaattatagattgAGTCGTGCTAGGAGGGTGACGGAAAACGCATTTGGATTGTTAAGCCAGATATTCCGTGTATTTTATCAGCCCATTAACATTGATCCAATGACGTGTGATGATCTTATTGTAGTTGCTTGttgtttacataatttactaCGAGAAGCATATTTAGAAGAGAATGGACAAGCATTTTTTGAAGAGCGTAAGTCAAGTACAACACTCCAAATAAACAACCTAATACCAATAACAAGAGGCGGTGGTTTTACAAATGCAGAAGGGTTTTTAGTTCGAGATTcttttaaggatttttttaacaatgaaGGATCTGTGTCATGGCAGGaagacaaataa